Proteins from a single region of Rhodovibrio salinarum DSM 9154:
- a CDS encoding CHASE domain-containing protein, translating to MHAAGQGLIGLSGLVDWITRGLPAVVVVIGIASATLLARELDTRANQRAAAEFQLETERVTALLSLQADRLEQLLRGTAAFLATDSTVTAGAFHNYVDSLDLVERFPGVRALAFNRRMRPADETALRRQLVSDPTRAELSYPAFEVWPETEQKVRFPAILVEPQLGNSQVFGYDIWSDPDRRAAAWQALATGRLQATAPVVLSQDAGQSRVSQVLVMPVIRLASLAETGAASVPQFIGFITSGVSVDAMVSGAPAADLFRRTGLSVYDAGPLDVPEAQRPPAQPLALFDATAKAEGAPEHTSEITFAGRRWVLSFNGEEAFHTPVQEALTYGTFLGGSALSLLLALLIQRLTSERRRLRAQVAVRAAELRGVNAELRHRLEEMNAAIHAKSQFLASVSHELRTPLNAIIGFSEMLQSEVFGALGSAKNREYVDDIHAAGGRLLSQVNQLLDLSRIEAGGRELQDQPVDVAAALYRCRQLVTHMSHGAGPAAERAKVHVEVPPDKPMLRADADSIDQILLNLASNAVKFSPPGALVRLVADYDDDGGIRLRVIDQGPGIPADHQAKITEPFYQVADQHSRATEGSGLGLTIVDRLARAHGARLLTDSVLGQGTSISVHFPSDRTIRETRDTAHLATG from the coding sequence ATGCACGCGGCGGGGCAGGGCTTGATCGGCCTAAGCGGCTTGGTGGACTGGATCACACGCGGGTTGCCGGCGGTCGTGGTGGTGATCGGGATCGCCTCGGCCACGTTGCTCGCCCGTGAACTCGACACCCGCGCCAACCAGCGCGCTGCCGCCGAATTCCAGCTGGAAACCGAGCGTGTCACGGCGCTGCTCAGTCTACAGGCCGACCGGCTGGAACAGCTCCTGCGCGGCACGGCCGCCTTCCTGGCAACCGATAGCACGGTCACGGCCGGCGCCTTTCACAATTACGTCGATAGCCTGGATCTGGTCGAACGCTTCCCCGGGGTGCGTGCGCTCGCCTTTAACCGCCGCATGCGTCCGGCAGATGAAACGGCGTTGCGCCGCCAACTTGTGAGCGATCCGACTCGCGCGGAGCTATCGTACCCGGCGTTCGAGGTCTGGCCCGAGACGGAGCAGAAGGTCCGCTTCCCCGCGATCTTGGTCGAACCGCAGCTCGGTAACAGTCAGGTGTTTGGGTATGACATCTGGAGCGATCCCGACCGGCGGGCGGCGGCTTGGCAGGCGCTTGCCACCGGTCGACTTCAGGCGACGGCACCGGTGGTGCTATCGCAGGACGCCGGGCAAAGCCGTGTCAGCCAGGTGCTCGTGATGCCGGTGATCCGGCTCGCCAGCCTTGCGGAAACCGGGGCTGCGAGCGTACCGCAGTTCATCGGGTTCATAACCTCGGGCGTCAGCGTCGATGCGATGGTGTCCGGCGCTCCGGCCGCCGATCTGTTTCGGCGCACGGGCCTGAGCGTGTATGACGCCGGTCCACTCGACGTGCCCGAGGCGCAGCGCCCGCCCGCGCAACCGTTGGCGTTGTTCGACGCCACCGCAAAGGCCGAGGGCGCCCCGGAGCATACCAGCGAGATCACGTTCGCAGGTCGGCGCTGGGTGCTCAGCTTTAACGGCGAGGAGGCCTTCCACACACCTGTTCAGGAAGCGCTGACCTACGGCACTTTTCTGGGCGGCTCGGCGTTGAGCCTGCTGCTGGCTTTGCTCATCCAGCGCCTGACGAGCGAACGTCGGCGGCTGCGTGCCCAGGTGGCCGTCCGAGCGGCGGAATTACGGGGCGTCAACGCCGAGCTGCGCCACCGACTGGAAGAGATGAATGCGGCAATCCACGCCAAGTCACAGTTCCTTGCCAGCGTGAGCCACGAACTGCGCACCCCACTGAACGCAATCATCGGCTTTTCCGAGATGTTGCAGTCGGAAGTGTTCGGGGCGTTGGGCAGCGCCAAGAATCGCGAATACGTGGATGACATCCACGCCGCTGGCGGGCGGCTGCTTTCCCAGGTCAATCAGTTGCTGGATCTGTCGCGGATCGAAGCGGGAGGGCGTGAGCTTCAGGACCAACCAGTCGACGTCGCCGCCGCGCTGTATCGTTGCCGTCAGTTGGTCACCCACATGAGCCATGGCGCTGGTCCTGCCGCCGAGCGGGCCAAGGTCCATGTGGAGGTTCCCCCCGACAAGCCGATGCTGCGCGCGGACGCGGATTCGATCGACCAGATCCTGCTCAACCTGGCGAGTAACGCGGTCAAGTTCTCGCCGCCCGGTGCGCTGGTACGGCTGGTTGCGGACTATGACGACGACGGCGGTATCCGGTTGCGGGTGATCGATCAGGGGCCCGGCATTCCGGCCGATCATCAAGCCAAGATCACCGAACCATTCTATCAGGTCGCCGACCAGCATTCGCGCGCGACCGAGGGCAGCGGCTTGGGGCTGACGATCGTCGACCGGCTGGCCCGGGCGCACGGCGCGCGCTTACTGACCGACAGTGTCCTAGGGCAGGGCACATCCATAAGCGTGCATTTCCCGTCGGACCGGACGATCCGGGAGACGCGGGACACTGCGCATCTGGCCACGGGGTGA
- the gabD gene encoding NADP-dependent succinate-semialdehyde dehydrogenase, with translation MSPDASRPAAPQLQDAKLFRQQAYIDGQWADADSGERFEVTNPADGQVIGTAPSMAAGETRRAIEAADRAFADWRAKTAKERAQILRKWYDLIIAAQSDLAQLMTLEQGKPLTESMGEVVYGASFVEWFAEEAKRIYGDTIPPHQSDKRIVVTKEPIGVSAAITPWNFPIAMITRKCAPALAAGCPVVVKPAEQTPYCALALAELAERAGLPAGVFNVVTGDAEAVGGELTSNATVRKLSFTGSTAVGKLLMRQCADTVKKVSLELGGNAPFIVFEDADLDAAVEGAIGSKFRNTGQTCVCANRILVQDSIYEAFAAKMAEKVGEMKVGSGFDQGINLGPLIDEDGLKKVEDHVRDATSKGAKIAVGGARHELGGTFFQPTVLTDVTTDMKVTNEETFGPVAPLFRFGSEDEAVRMANDTPFGLAAYFYSQNLGRCWRVGAALEYGIVGINTGIISTEVAPFGGVKESGIGREGSKYGIEEYLEIKYMCMGGL, from the coding sequence ATGAGTCCCGACGCCAGCCGTCCCGCTGCACCGCAGCTGCAGGACGCCAAGTTGTTCCGCCAACAGGCCTACATCGACGGTCAGTGGGCGGATGCCGACAGTGGCGAGCGTTTCGAGGTCACCAACCCGGCCGACGGGCAGGTGATCGGCACCGCACCGTCGATGGCCGCCGGCGAGACCCGTCGGGCGATCGAGGCGGCCGACCGCGCATTCGCCGACTGGCGCGCCAAGACCGCGAAGGAACGCGCGCAAATCCTGCGCAAGTGGTACGACCTGATCATAGCGGCGCAGAGCGATCTTGCCCAGCTGATGACCCTGGAACAGGGCAAGCCGCTGACGGAAAGCATGGGCGAGGTGGTCTACGGCGCGTCCTTCGTCGAATGGTTCGCCGAGGAAGCCAAGCGGATCTATGGCGACACCATCCCGCCGCATCAGTCGGACAAGCGCATTGTCGTGACCAAGGAGCCGATCGGCGTCTCCGCGGCGATTACGCCCTGGAACTTCCCGATCGCGATGATCACCCGCAAGTGCGCGCCGGCGCTGGCGGCCGGCTGCCCGGTTGTGGTCAAGCCGGCGGAGCAGACGCCCTATTGCGCGCTGGCGCTCGCCGAGCTGGCGGAACGTGCGGGGCTCCCGGCCGGGGTGTTCAACGTCGTCACCGGCGATGCCGAGGCCGTAGGCGGCGAACTCACCTCCAACGCCACGGTGCGCAAGCTGTCGTTCACGGGCTCCACGGCCGTGGGCAAGCTGCTGATGCGCCAGTGCGCCGATACGGTGAAGAAGGTTAGCCTGGAGCTTGGCGGCAACGCGCCCTTCATCGTGTTCGAGGACGCCGATCTGGACGCTGCGGTCGAAGGCGCGATCGGCTCCAAGTTCCGCAACACCGGCCAGACCTGCGTCTGCGCCAACCGCATCCTGGTACAGGACAGCATCTACGAGGCGTTCGCCGCCAAGATGGCGGAGAAGGTCGGAGAGATGAAGGTTGGTTCCGGCTTCGACCAGGGCATCAATCTAGGTCCGCTGATTGATGAGGACGGCCTCAAGAAGGTCGAGGACCACGTCCGGGACGCCACCAGCAAGGGCGCCAAGATCGCTGTCGGCGGCGCCCGGCACGAGCTGGGCGGCACCTTCTTCCAGCCGACCGTGCTGACCGACGTCACCACCGACATGAAGGTGACCAACGAGGAAACCTTCGGTCCGGTCGCGCCGTTGTTCCGCTTCGGAAGCGAGGATGAGGCGGTGCGCATGGCCAACGATACGCCGTTCGGCCTGGCCGCCTACTTCTACTCGCAGAACCTGGGCCGTTGCTGGCGTGTCGGCGCCGCGCTGGAGTACGGCATCGTCGGCATCAACACCGGCATCATTTCCACCGAGGTCGCGCCCTTCGGTGGCGTCAAGGAAAGCGGCATCGGCCGGGAGGGCTCCAAGTACGGCATCGAGGAGTACTTGGAGATCAAGTACATGTGCATGGGCGGGCTGTAA
- the eda gene encoding bifunctional 4-hydroxy-2-oxoglutarate aldolase/2-dehydro-3-deoxy-phosphogluconate aldolase, whose product MTLPPIPESLRDALHAAPVAPVLTIDDAAQAPALAETLWAAGVRVFEVTLRTEAGLAALAAMARAVPEAVVGVGTATTADHLKQAQDAGASFAVAPGHTPELLEAAGRVGLPLIPGVATPSEMMRTREAGAVVQKLFPAEALGGPNLLRSVADPLPDITFWPTGGIDDSNMAGYLGLKNVLAVGSSRMAPRAEIARADWAAIAAKAEASLETARAVPRG is encoded by the coding sequence ATGACCCTGCCCCCAATCCCCGAAAGCCTGCGGGACGCCCTGCACGCGGCCCCGGTCGCCCCCGTGCTGACGATCGACGACGCCGCGCAGGCCCCGGCCCTGGCCGAAACGCTGTGGGCAGCCGGGGTGCGCGTGTTCGAAGTGACCCTGCGCACCGAGGCCGGGCTTGCCGCGTTGGCAGCCATGGCGCGGGCGGTGCCGGAAGCGGTGGTCGGGGTCGGCACCGCCACCACCGCCGATCATCTGAAGCAGGCGCAGGATGCAGGCGCCAGCTTCGCGGTTGCCCCCGGGCACACGCCGGAACTGCTGGAGGCCGCCGGACGCGTCGGGCTGCCGCTGATCCCCGGGGTCGCCACACCGTCGGAGATGATGCGCACACGCGAAGCCGGTGCGGTCGTGCAGAAACTGTTCCCGGCGGAGGCGCTGGGCGGCCCCAACCTGCTGCGCAGCGTCGCCGACCCGCTGCCGGACATCACCTTCTGGCCGACCGGCGGCATCGACGATTCCAACATGGCGGGCTACCTGGGCCTGAAAAACGTCCTTGCGGTGGGCAGTTCCCGCATGGCCCCGCGCGCCGAAATCGCCCGCGCCGACTGGGCAGCGATCGCTGCCAAGGCTGAGGCAAGTCTGGAAACCGCCCGCGCCGTGCCCCGGGGGTAA
- a CDS encoding SDR family NAD(P)-dependent oxidoreductase: protein MIAQFPNLSSFPDDGIAVVIGASGGIGHASVDALRASGRFKIVHALSRRSNPPIDITDETSIQAAVEWVQADDLPIRLVLDCTGFLHDRDHGGPEKSYRRLDPAHMAHAFAVNAIGPAMMMKHILPLLPRTGKAAFATLSAKVGSITDNHFGGWYSYRASKAALNQLVRTAAIELSRRQGETLCVAIHPGTTDTALSEPFSKTGLTVRSSAETATRLLNVIDRLESADSGGFFNHDGTPLPW from the coding sequence ATGATAGCGCAGTTTCCCAACCTCTCCAGCTTTCCCGACGACGGCATTGCAGTTGTGATCGGGGCGAGCGGCGGGATCGGCCATGCCAGCGTCGACGCGCTCAGGGCCAGCGGCCGTTTCAAGATCGTGCACGCGCTTTCCCGGCGCAGTAACCCGCCAATCGACATTACCGATGAGACAAGCATCCAGGCCGCCGTCGAATGGGTGCAGGCCGACGACCTGCCAATCCGTCTGGTGCTGGACTGCACCGGCTTCCTGCACGATCGCGACCACGGCGGCCCGGAGAAGAGCTACCGACGGCTCGACCCCGCGCATATGGCCCACGCCTTCGCGGTCAACGCGATCGGGCCGGCGATGATGATGAAGCACATCCTGCCGCTGTTACCCCGGACCGGCAAAGCCGCCTTCGCGACCCTATCGGCCAAGGTCGGGTCGATTACTGATAACCATTTCGGCGGTTGGTATTCCTACCGCGCTTCCAAAGCGGCGTTGAATCAGTTGGTGCGCACCGCCGCGATCGAGCTGTCGCGCCGACAGGGGGAGACGCTGTGCGTGGCGATCCACCCGGGAACGACGGACACCGCCTTGTCCGAGCCTTTCAGCAAGACCGGCCTAACCGTACGGTCTTCGGCAGAGACAGCGACACGCCTTCTCAACGTGATCGATCGATTGGAAAGCGCGGACAGCGGGGGCTTTTTCAACCACGATGGTACCCCGCTGCCCTGGTGA
- a CDS encoding sugar kinase codes for MAGTGAVAAIGECMVELIDQGPGEGDGLGQGWMRRGFGGDTLNTSVYLARLGVPVAYVTQLGDDVYSDEMTRAWQEEGMDTSLTARKPGAQPGLYAIHTDANGERSFAYWRWNAPVRTMVSDGVLDRLRAELDRFAALYLSGITLSLFDDAQRQELFRLCEAARERGLTVAFDTNHRPRCWPSAAAASDAYDRMAAIADTMMPSWEDCQAVYADSTPEDAAVRFARRGAETVVIKQGERGAGLYTHGHWREVPGVQVAQPVDTSAAGDSFNAGFLAARRAGASVDAAAVAGNRLAAVVIGHKGTIIPRATFQAPDLSDLTPASSSNSPSHNDTDHLS; via the coding sequence ATGGCCGGCACGGGTGCGGTCGCCGCGATCGGCGAATGCATGGTCGAGTTGATCGACCAGGGTCCGGGCGAAGGCGATGGACTCGGCCAGGGCTGGATGCGCCGCGGGTTCGGCGGGGACACGCTGAACACCAGCGTCTACCTCGCACGCCTTGGCGTCCCGGTCGCCTACGTCACGCAACTGGGCGACGACGTCTATTCGGACGAGATGACGCGGGCCTGGCAGGAAGAAGGCATGGACACCAGCCTGACGGCTCGAAAGCCGGGGGCACAGCCGGGCCTCTACGCCATCCACACGGATGCCAACGGCGAACGGAGCTTCGCCTACTGGCGCTGGAACGCGCCGGTGCGCACGATGGTCTCTGACGGCGTGCTCGACCGTCTGCGCGCTGAACTGGACCGCTTCGCCGCGCTCTACCTGTCCGGGATCACGCTCTCGCTGTTCGACGATGCCCAGCGCCAGGAGCTGTTCCGGCTGTGCGAAGCGGCGCGCGAACGCGGCCTCACGGTGGCATTCGACACCAACCACCGCCCGCGCTGCTGGCCCTCGGCGGCGGCCGCAAGCGACGCCTACGACCGGATGGCGGCGATCGCCGATACCATGATGCCAAGCTGGGAAGACTGTCAGGCGGTCTACGCCGACAGCACGCCGGAGGACGCGGCCGTGCGCTTTGCACGCCGCGGCGCCGAGACGGTGGTGATCAAGCAGGGCGAACGCGGCGCCGGGCTCTACACCCACGGGCATTGGCGCGAGGTTCCGGGGGTTCAGGTCGCCCAGCCGGTCGACACCTCCGCAGCCGGCGATTCCTTCAATGCGGGCTTCCTGGCGGCCCGACGCGCCGGGGCATCGGTGGACGCCGCCGCCGTGGCCGGCAACCGGTTGGCCGCCGTGGTGATCGGCCACAAAGGCACGATCATCCCGCGCGCGACGTTCCAGGCACCGGACCTGTCCGATCTGACCCCGGCCTCCTCGTCCAACTCCCCTTCGCACAACGATACGGATCACCTGTCATGA
- a CDS encoding MurR/RpiR family transcriptional regulator: MPSLLSQIRDSVSQLRRSERRVADVVLTDPRAVLQMAIRQVAARAQVSEPTVMRFAQQLGYSGYRAFSYALAAEIGRQAPSMRTDISADDDVASLAHKICSSSIAALDQLRAETDWEAVDTAVEAMADARQFEFYGVGASGLVAADAQQKFFRLGRPAVAYSDPHQQVMSASVADAHTALVLFSFTGQSPEIIEAAQVARTNHAIRIGVTRVGSPLAALCDHVVPVPEMEDTFLYTPMSSRLVQLVLVDILVSALALRAGPELGERLSRIKSALGRVKSVRGDAASGIPMSPEHQPGPIQTSTGGKNS, translated from the coding sequence TTGCCGTCCCTGCTTTCGCAAATCCGGGACTCAGTCTCGCAGCTTCGGCGTTCGGAGCGCCGGGTTGCGGACGTCGTGCTCACGGATCCGCGCGCGGTGCTACAGATGGCGATCCGTCAGGTGGCGGCGCGGGCGCAGGTCAGCGAACCCACGGTGATGCGCTTCGCCCAACAGCTGGGCTACAGCGGCTACCGGGCGTTTTCCTATGCGCTCGCCGCAGAGATCGGCCGGCAAGCCCCGTCGATGCGCACCGATATCTCCGCCGATGACGACGTCGCCAGTCTTGCCCACAAGATCTGCAGTTCCTCGATCGCCGCGCTCGATCAGCTGCGCGCCGAAACCGACTGGGAAGCCGTCGATACCGCGGTCGAGGCGATGGCAGATGCCCGTCAGTTCGAGTTCTACGGTGTCGGCGCCTCCGGCCTTGTCGCGGCGGATGCGCAGCAGAAGTTCTTTCGTCTGGGACGGCCGGCGGTCGCCTATTCCGACCCGCACCAGCAGGTGATGTCCGCCAGCGTGGCCGACGCGCACACCGCGTTGGTCCTGTTCTCCTTCACCGGGCAATCGCCGGAGATCATCGAAGCCGCGCAGGTCGCCCGAACCAACCATGCCATCCGCATTGGGGTGACCCGCGTCGGCTCGCCCTTGGCAGCCCTCTGCGACCACGTCGTCCCGGTGCCGGAGATGGAGGACACCTTCCTCTACACCCCGATGTCGAGCCGGCTCGTCCAACTCGTCTTGGTCGACATTCTGGTCAGCGCGCTCGCGTTGCGCGCCGGCCCAGAGCTTGGCGAGCGTCTGAGCCGGATCAAGAGCGCGCTTGGCCGCGTGAAATCCGTGCGAGGCGACGCTGCCTCCGGAATACCTATGTCCCCCGAGCATCAACCGGGGCCCATCCAAACTTCGACGGGAGGAAAGAATTCATGA
- a CDS encoding DUF2189 domain-containing protein, whose amino-acid sequence MAREATMPLEDAREHQRVFVRQITRDDLRDALDKGAHDFFQKPTHVVFLVAIYPIVALVLSRLTFGYEILPILFPLAAGFALLGPVAAIGLYELSRRREKGEQPSWYDAFKVLQSPALKSIIGLGAILAVVFVLWLAVAWLIFAATLGAAPPSVTGFLGVVFTTAEGWTMMIIGNLVGALFAFVVLVISWISFPMIIDQHVDVATAVKTSLRAVVGNPVPAITWGLIVVAGLVLGSLPLFVGLAITLPVLGHATWHVYRKLVSF is encoded by the coding sequence ATGGCGCGTGAAGCGACCATGCCGCTTGAAGATGCCCGCGAGCACCAGCGTGTGTTCGTTCGTCAGATTACCCGTGACGATCTGCGCGACGCGCTGGACAAGGGGGCGCACGACTTCTTCCAGAAGCCCACCCATGTGGTCTTCCTGGTGGCGATCTATCCCATCGTAGCGCTGGTGCTCAGTCGGCTCACTTTCGGATACGAGATCCTGCCGATCCTGTTCCCGCTGGCAGCTGGCTTCGCCTTGCTGGGACCGGTAGCGGCGATCGGCCTGTACGAATTGAGCCGCCGGCGCGAGAAGGGCGAGCAGCCGTCCTGGTACGACGCCTTCAAGGTCCTGCAATCGCCCGCACTCAAAAGCATCATCGGTCTTGGCGCGATCCTGGCGGTCGTCTTCGTCCTTTGGCTTGCTGTCGCTTGGCTGATCTTTGCGGCGACGCTGGGGGCTGCGCCACCATCGGTGACCGGCTTCCTAGGTGTGGTCTTCACCACCGCCGAAGGCTGGACCATGATGATCATCGGTAATTTGGTGGGGGCGCTGTTCGCCTTCGTCGTGCTGGTGATCAGCTGGATCTCCTTTCCGATGATTATCGACCAGCACGTCGACGTGGCCACGGCCGTGAAGACATCGCTGCGCGCGGTGGTCGGGAACCCGGTGCCGGCGATCACCTGGGGACTGATCGTGGTTGCCGGGCTGGTCCTGGGGTCGCTGCCGCTGTTCGTTGGCTTGGCCATCACCCTGCCGGTGCTGGGGCACGCCACTTGGCACGTCTACCGCAAGCTGGTCAGCTTCTAA
- the gor gene encoding glutathione-disulfide reductase, with protein sequence MAASAANPAYDYDLFVIGGGSGGVRAARMAAMQGKRVGLAEMSRFGGTCVIRGCVPKKLLSYAAHVSEEIADAHGYGWSIPAGEFDWPTLIANKDREIDRLEGIYQKLLDNAGVEAVRAQARVIDAHTVSLFDIEGGERGSVTAETLLIAVGGHPVIPDIPGHEHGITSNEAFHLEQLPSHVTIVGGGYIAVEFAGIFNGLGAKVTQLYRGEQILRGFDDDVRATVAHEIVKKGVDLRTHSDPARITETNDGRYRVTLRDGSGFDTDLVMFATGRRPNTTGLGLERAGVKLGHGGAVLVDGYSRTNVENVYALGDVTDRVNLTPVAIEEAMALVDTLYKQRPREMDHNNVPAAVFSQPPVGKVGLSEAEAAAQGRRLEIYQASFRAMKYTLSGRDEKTMMKLVVDADTRAVLGVHMVGVDAPEIVQGMAVAVKCGATKEDFDATVGIHPTSAEEFVTMREPARTVEKQAAE encoded by the coding sequence ATGGCTGCTTCCGCCGCCAACCCAGCATATGACTACGACCTCTTTGTCATCGGCGGCGGGTCCGGCGGGGTGCGGGCCGCGCGGATGGCGGCGATGCAGGGCAAGCGCGTGGGCCTGGCGGAAATGAGCCGCTTCGGCGGCACCTGCGTGATCCGTGGCTGCGTGCCCAAGAAGCTGCTGTCCTACGCCGCGCATGTGAGCGAGGAAATCGCGGACGCGCATGGCTATGGCTGGTCGATCCCGGCGGGGGAGTTCGATTGGCCTACGCTGATCGCCAACAAGGACCGCGAGATCGATCGGCTGGAGGGCATCTACCAGAAGCTGCTGGACAACGCCGGTGTGGAAGCGGTGCGCGCCCAGGCCCGGGTGATCGACGCCCACACGGTCAGCCTGTTCGACATCGAGGGCGGCGAGCGCGGGAGCGTCACCGCGGAAACGCTGTTGATCGCGGTTGGCGGCCACCCGGTGATTCCGGACATTCCTGGCCACGAGCACGGCATCACCAGCAACGAGGCCTTTCACCTGGAACAGCTTCCGAGCCACGTCACGATCGTGGGCGGTGGCTACATCGCGGTCGAGTTCGCCGGCATCTTCAACGGGCTGGGCGCCAAGGTAACGCAGCTTTACCGCGGCGAGCAGATCCTGCGCGGTTTCGATGATGACGTCCGCGCGACGGTGGCGCATGAGATCGTCAAGAAAGGGGTCGACCTGCGCACCCATAGCGATCCCGCCCGGATCACCGAGACCAACGATGGCCGCTACCGCGTCACGCTCAGGGACGGCAGCGGCTTCGACACCGATCTGGTGATGTTCGCCACTGGCCGGCGGCCGAACACCACCGGCCTGGGCCTGGAGCGTGCGGGCGTCAAGCTCGGCCACGGCGGCGCGGTATTGGTGGATGGCTATTCCCGCACGAACGTCGAGAATGTCTATGCCTTGGGCGACGTGACCGACCGGGTCAATCTGACCCCGGTCGCCATCGAGGAGGCGATGGCACTTGTGGACACGCTCTACAAGCAACGTCCGCGTGAAATGGACCACAATAACGTGCCGGCCGCCGTGTTCAGTCAGCCGCCGGTCGGCAAGGTCGGGCTGAGCGAAGCGGAAGCCGCGGCGCAGGGCCGCCGGTTGGAAATCTATCAGGCGAGCTTCCGTGCCATGAAGTACACGCTCTCCGGCCGGGACGAGAAAACCATGATGAAGCTGGTGGTCGATGCCGACACGCGCGCCGTTCTGGGGGTGCATATGGTGGGCGTGGATGCGCCCGAAATCGTCCAGGGCATGGCGGTCGCGGTGAAGTGCGGCGCCACCAAGGAAGACTTCGACGCCACCGTAGGCATCCACCCGACCAGCGCGGAGGAGTTCGTCACTATGCGCGAGCCGGCGCGCACGGTCGAGAAGCAGGCGGCGGAATAG
- a CDS encoding class II 3-deoxy-7-phosphoheptulonate synthase, with translation MTQHTWSPDSWRQKPVRQVPTYPDSQRLSEVEQLLSGFPPLVFAGEARQLKDQLAEVANGKAFLLQGGDCAESFAEFNGNNIRDTFKVLLQMAVVLTFGAACPVVKVGRMAGQFAKPRSSDTETQGNVELPAYRGDIVNAIEFDEAARSPDPDRLLRAYNQAAATLNLLRAFAQGGLADLNQVHRWNLQFVSGSPQGERYDELAQRIDESLAFMRACGITSDKVPQMQETDFYTSHEALLLNYEQAFTRVDSLSGDWYDCSAHMVWIGDRTRDLDEAHVEFMRGINNPIGLKCGPSMEPDELLKLLDKLNPRNEPGRITLISRMGADKVQERLPQLVRAVQKSGHSVVWSCDPMHGNTLKAGSGFKTRPFDKILSEVKSFFAVHRAEGSYAGGVHFEMTGQDVTECIGGAQAISEDRLGDRYNTYCDPRLNANQALELAFLTAQELKADREAKNGGGLAAAS, from the coding sequence ATGACGCAGCACACCTGGAGCCCCGACAGCTGGCGCCAGAAGCCCGTGCGGCAGGTGCCCACCTATCCCGACAGCCAGCGGCTGAGCGAGGTGGAGCAACTGCTGTCCGGCTTTCCGCCGTTGGTGTTCGCCGGCGAGGCGCGGCAACTGAAGGACCAGTTGGCCGAGGTCGCCAACGGCAAGGCCTTCCTGTTGCAAGGCGGCGACTGTGCGGAGAGCTTCGCGGAGTTTAACGGCAACAACATCCGCGACACCTTCAAGGTGCTGCTGCAGATGGCCGTCGTGCTGACCTTTGGCGCCGCTTGTCCGGTGGTGAAGGTGGGCCGCATGGCCGGACAGTTCGCCAAGCCGCGCTCGTCGGATACCGAAACGCAGGGCAACGTCGAGTTGCCGGCTTACCGGGGCGACATCGTCAACGCGATCGAGTTCGACGAAGCTGCGCGCAGTCCCGATCCGGATCGTCTGCTGCGCGCCTACAACCAGGCGGCGGCGACCCTGAACCTGCTGCGTGCTTTCGCCCAGGGTGGCTTGGCCGACCTGAACCAGGTGCACCGCTGGAACCTGCAGTTCGTCTCCGGCAGCCCGCAGGGCGAGCGTTACGACGAACTGGCCCAGCGGATCGACGAGAGCCTTGCTTTCATGCGCGCTTGCGGCATCACCAGCGATAAGGTGCCGCAGATGCAGGAGACCGACTTCTACACCTCGCATGAGGCGTTGCTGCTGAACTACGAGCAGGCGTTCACGCGCGTCGATAGCTTGTCGGGCGATTGGTACGACTGCTCGGCGCACATGGTCTGGATCGGCGACCGTACCCGTGACCTCGACGAGGCGCATGTCGAATTCATGCGCGGAATCAACAACCCGATCGGCTTGAAGTGTGGGCCGAGCATGGAGCCGGATGAGCTGCTCAAGCTCCTGGACAAGCTGAACCCACGGAACGAGCCGGGACGGATCACCCTGATCAGCCGTATGGGGGCGGATAAGGTTCAGGAGCGTTTGCCCCAGTTGGTCCGGGCGGTGCAGAAATCCGGCCACAGCGTGGTCTGGTCGTGCGACCCGATGCACGGCAATACGCTCAAGGCCGGTAGCGGCTTCAAGACCCGCCCGTTCGACAAGATCCTGTCGGAGGTGAAGTCCTTCTTCGCCGTCCACCGGGCAGAAGGCTCTTACGCCGGCGGCGTCCATTTCGAGATGACCGGTCAGGACGTTACCGAGTGCATCGGCGGCGCGCAGGCGATCAGCGAGGATCGGCTGGGTGATCGCTACAACACCTATTGCGACCCGCGTTTGAACGCCAATCAGGCGCTCGAGCTTGCCTTCCTGACCGCGCAGGAGTTGAAGGCCGACCGGGAAGCCAAGAACGGCGGCGGCCTGGCCGCGGCCTCCTAG